Genomic DNA from Nonomuraea rubra:
CGCCGAGGTCGGCTACCCGGAGATGACCACGAACCAGGTCGCCGCGCGGGCGGGGGTGTCGCCGGGGTCGCTGTACCAGTTCTTCAGGAACAAGGAGGAGATCCTGGACGGGCTGGTGGCCCGCTACACGGTGGACCGGCAGGAGTTCTGGGCCGCCCGGCTGGCCGGCGTCACGCCGGAGGTGCCCCTGGAGACGCTGGTGGGGCAGCTCGTGGACGAGAGCGTGCGGTTCAAGAGCGCGTCGCCCGCGTACTGGTCGCTGCTGTACGGCTCGGCGACCGGCGACCAGCTCGCGGCGGCGTCGCAGCGGCTGCACGAGGACATCGCGGGACACCTCGCGGCCATGCTGCGCCGCCGCTCCCCCGGGCTGCCGGAGGAACGGGCGCTGCTGACCGGGACCATGGCGCTGGCCACGGTGAAGGCGGTGATGCCGATGATCACCTCATCGGCGCCCGAGCGGTCGGCCGAGCTCGTCAACGAGCTCAAGCTCATGCTGGTCCGCTACCTGAGCTGACCACGGATATGGGGGCGCCCTGACCGCGGTCAGGTGCGGAAGGGGCCGCTCACCTCGAACGTGTGCCCCTCGGTGCGGCCGCGCCTGGCCGAGAAGTAGAGCCGCTCGCCGTCGGGCGAGAAGGCCAGCCCGGTCAGCTCGGCCCCGTCGTGCCCCTCCAGCCTGAGGAACGGCGTCACCGCCCGGTCGGGCGCGATGACGTCGATCTCGGGGCGCTCCCTGGCGACGTACAGATCGCCGGAGGGGGCGGCGGTGATGGCGCGCACGCCCTCGCAGAGCCGGTCGAGGGTCGAGGTCTGCGCGTCGTACGCCCACAGGCGGGTGTCGCCCTTCGTGGTGAAGTAACACACCCCTCCGGCATAGTGGCAGCCGTCGCCGCCGTCGAAGTGACGGGCGTCCTCGACCTGGTGGCGGGCCTCCTTGAGCAGGGCGGCCGGCGAGGGCACCGCCTGCCAGTGCCCCGAGGCGCACAGCACCTCCAGCGTGCCCTCCGTCAGGTCGCCCCAGTCGCTCGGCCGGAACCGGTAGAAGCAGCCGTCGGGCTCGTCCTCCGTCATGTAGATCACGTGCCGCTCGGGGTCGCAGGCGGCGGCCTCGTGCTTGAACCGCCCCATGGCCAGCCGGGGCCGGGCGGCGCGGGCACCGTAGGGGTCGCACTCGAAGACGCGGCCCCGGTGGCCGAGCTCGCACGACAGCCAGCTGTGCCACGGCGTGGCGCCGCCGGCGCAGTTGAGGTCGGTGCCCGACAGGATGCGGTACGCGTCGCCGATGCTGCCGTCGGCCCGGAACCGCAGCGCCGAGGCGCCGCCGAGCAGGGGCAGCTCGGAGTTGCTGACGTAGATCCAGCCGTCGCCGTCGGGGAAGCAGGCGCCACCGTCGGGGGCGGCGTGCCAGGTCAGGCCGGCGACCTTCTGCCCAGAGCGGGCCACGACCCGGCCGGTGAACCCTGGGGGCAGCGCCAGGCCGCCCGTGCCTGCCAGGCCGAGCGGACCGTACGGGCTGACGCCGCCCGGCACGAGCGGGCCCGTGCGGAGGAGAGTCTTGCGCGACATCGTGGGGCCTCCCTCTAGGTGCCACGCTAGTCGACCGCACCGACATGAATGGCAGGGACTCGCGACATCAAACTCTGCGCAAACCCCGGCTTCCGTTCGCCGGGCGGTCCGTGCGCGGTGACGTTCCGTACAGCTGGGGGCGGTACGCGGACCGGCGACCTGCCGCCTCATGACGGTCGGTGACGGTGAGACCGGGTACCGCCGCGTCCCGTCCTATCGGCGGAGCCGAGCGCCGGTGACAGCACCGTGGCGGGAACGGACACGTCGGTGCCCGGCGCCATGCCGCGGTGTCCGGGACATGCGAAAGCCCGGGCTCGGGGCCCGGGCTCTCTTCGCGATGGGTCAGCGCTGCGCCTGGAACATCCAGTGCTGCTTGTCGATCTCCTGCGCCACGGCGATCAGCAGGTCCTGGGTGACGGGGTCGGCCTCGTCGGTGGCCCGGATGCGCTCGTACATGCGCTTGCTGATGCCGTCGAGAACGTCGGTGATCGTCGCCAGCACCTTCCCGTCCTCGATCCAGCCGCTCTCCGGCTGCTGGAGCCTGCTGGAGCGGGAGACCGTGGCGGCGCGGCCGTCCGGGTTCACCCCGAGGGCGACGGCACGCTCGGCGATGGTGTCCATGTGCGTTCTGGCCAGCGCGACGACCTCGTCGAGCTGGAGGTGGATGGAGCGGAAGTGGGTGCCGATGAGGTTCCAGTGTGCCTGCTTGGCGACCAGCGACAGATCGATGAGGTCGACCAGAGCGCCCTGCAGGGCCTCCGCGACGGTGTTCCTGGCGTCGCCCGAGAGCGGGCCGGTGATGGTAGCCATGTCTGTTTCCTCCCCTACGGTCGGAATTTACACATTCAAGAACGAAATCGGGGAGTCAGATCTTCCGGGTCTCGACGTCATTGACAGTGTAATAGTGACAGTGTCATTGTGGGGGTATGAGTGACACCACCTGGACGATCGGCGAGCTGGCCGAGCACGCGGCACGCGCCCTGCGCGCCGGCGCGCCGTCACCGCCCAACGGGCGGGTCCGCGACGTGCCGGGCGAACGGCTGATCAGGTGGTACACGACGATCGGCCTGGTGGACCCGCCGCTCACCCGGCGCGGCCGGGTGGCCAGGTACGGGCGGCGGCACCTGCTGCAGCTCGTCGCCGTGAAGCGCTTGCAGGCGGCCGGGCGATCGATCGCGGAGATCCAGGCGGCGCTGACGGGAGCCACGGACCGGATGCTGGAGGCGGCGGCCCACCTGGAGTCCCCACCGCCCGCCCACCACCCGGACGCGACCGGTCACGTGCCTGCGGCGGCCGACGGTGCGCGGGCCGCTGGAGCACACGCGGGAGCGGCCGGTGGTGGCGAGCCCGTGCGGGACCGGTTCTGGGCCGAGCGTCCTGGCAGCCGCGCGGCACACGCTCGCGAAGCAGCGCCCGGCGCACAAACACCCGTGCCCGGCACATCGCCGAGCGCACACCCGCCTCAGGAGGCGCACGCACCGCGCCGCGAGCACCCCGCGCACGGGCCTGGCACGGTGCCTACCAGCGACACGGCGACGCGGGGCGGCGTTGAGCAAGGACGTGTCCGGGCCGCCGAGGCACGCGGGGCCGGTCAGGGACGTGTCCGAGCGGCCGAGGAAAGCATGGCCGGCGACGGTCAGGGGCGTGTCGGGGCCGCCGAGGAAGGCAGGGCGGGCGGGGCCCGTGGTGGGGTGGTGACGGGGGTCAGGCTGGCGGAAGGGGTGCGGCTCGTGCTGGACGCGGGCCGGGCGCCGTCCGACGAGGACGTACAGGCGGTGCTGGCGGCGGCGCGGCCGCTGCTCGCGGTGCTCGAAGAGAGGGAGCTGATATGAGGATCACTTCGCTGGAGCCCGCACGGTGCCTGCCGGTGCCGGACGCCGGGTTCGGCGCGCTGCTGACCGAGCGCGGCAACCTGCCGCTGGAGAGCGTGGACGTGACCGCGGACATCTCCGGCCTGATCGCCGGTGTGGAGGTCACGCAGGGCTTCAGGAACCCGTTCGACGTCACGCTCGAGGCCACGTACGTCTTCCCGCTGCCCGGCAGGGCGGCCGTCACCGGCTTCCGGATGGAGGCCGACGACCGGGTCATCGAGGGCGTGCTGAAGGAGCGCGGCCAGGCCAGGGCGGACTACGACCGGGCGCTGCGCGAGGGCAGGCGGGCGGCGATCGCCGAGGAGGACCGGCCGGACGTGTTCACGATCAGGGTGGGCAACATCCTGCCCGGCGAGCGCGTCTCGGTGAAGCTCACGATGAGCCAGCCCCTGCCGTACGAGGACGGAGCGGCCACGTTCAGGTTCCCGCTGGTCGTGGCGCCGCGCTACATCCCGGGCAGCCCGATCGACGGCCCGCCGGCCGGTGACGGCACGGCTCCCGACACCGACGCCGTGCCCGACGCGTCGAGGATCAGCCCGCCGGTCCTGCTGCCCGGCTTCCCCAACCCCGTCCGGCTGTCGCTGTCCGCCACCGTGGACGCGGCCGGGCTGGAGCTGCGCGAGCTGGCCTCCAGCCTGCACGTGGTCGAGGAGGCCGAGGGAGAGGCGGGCCACACCGTACGGCTGCGCCCCGGCGAGCGGCTCGACCGGGACTTCGTGCTCCGGCTGTCGTTCGACGCCTCCACGGCGTTGCAGCTCGACGGCCGGGGAACGTTCGCGCTCACCGTGCTGCCCCCGCCGCTCGAGTCCACCCGGACACCGCGCGACCTGGTGCTGCTGCTCGACCGTTCGGGCAGCATGGGCGGCTGGAAGATGGTCTGCGCCCGCCGGGCCGCCGCGCGCATCGTCGACACGCTGACGCCGCAGGACAGGTTCGCGGTGCTGACGTTCGACTCGGTGGTGGAGCAGGCGTTCGAGGGGCTGGTGGAGGCGTCCGACCGCAACCGGTACCGCGCGGTCGAGCACCTGGCCAGGGTGGACGCCCGCGGCGGCACCGAGCTGCTCGAACCGCTGCGCCAGGCCACCGCCCTGCTGGGCGGCGCCCAGAGCGGACGCGAACGCGTCGTGGTGCTGGTCACCGACGGCCAGGTGGGCAACGAGGACCAGATCCTGGAGCAGGCGGGCGGCGCGCTGTCGGCCATGCGCGTGCACACGGTCGGCATCGACCGGGCCGTGAACGCCGGGTTCCTCGGCCGGCTGGCCGGGCTCGGCGCCGGGCGGTGCGAGCTGGTCGAGTCGGAGGACCGGCTCGACGCCGCCATGGACGCCATCCACCGCAGGATCGGCGCCCCCCTGGTGACCGACCTGTCTCTCAAGGACCTCGACGTCGAGCCCGGCACCGTCACCCACCTGGGCTCGATCTTCCCCGGCGTGCCGCTGCGCGCGTACGGGCGTTACCGCGAGGGCTCCTCGGTCACGGTGCGCGGGACGGCGGCGGGCACGCCGTGGGAGGAGCGGGTGCCCGGCGTGACCGCGGACCATCCGGCCATCCGCGCGGTGTGGGCGCGGGCGCACCTGCGCGAGCTGGAGGACCGGTACGCCATGGGCGAGCACGACCTGGAGTCGCGCATCGTGCGGACGTCGCTGGAGTACGGCGTGCTCTGCCGGTTCACCGCGTACGTGGCCGTCGACACCAGGCAGGTCGCCGGCGAGGGGCCCGAGCACCGCGTCATCCAGCCGGTCGAGCCGCCGAGCGGCTGGGAGCTGCCCAGCGCGGCGCCGGCGCCGGGCACGTTCGCGACCGGCATGATGCTGGCCGCCGCCCCCATGGCGGCACCCCGGATGCGGATGCCCGCGCCCGGGCTCAGCCAGGCCGACCTGGACCAGGGGTTCGTGGGCGGCGGCGCCCAGGAGGGCGGCCCCGCCTTCGGCGGTCCCGGCGGTCTCGGTGGTGATGGCGGTCCCAGCGGTCCTGGTGGCGGGCCTGGCGGTGGAGGACCGGCTTATGGCGGGGCGCCGCGGCCGGCCACGCCCGGCGGGCCGCCGATGCCCGCTCCGGCCGCTCCCGGCGGGGGCCGCTGGGGCAGGCCGGGCGCGCGGCCGGCTCACCGGCTCGACTCGGTACGGCCCCAGCTGGTCGCCGAGCTCGACCGGCTCAGGGCCCTCCCGGCGCCTGACCTGCTGTACCTGGCGGACCTGGGCACCCGGCTGGCGGCCCTGGCAGCCTTCCTCGGCGGGAACGAGGACCTGGAGACGCTGGCCCGCGAGCTGGAGGGCGCCGAGCGGCCCGGCGCGGACGCCCAGGCGCTGCACGATCGCGCCGTCGAGGTGCTGACCGCCCTCACCGGCGGCAGCTCCCCGTCTCCGGCACCCGGCCCTGCCGGCGGCCAGCGACGCGGCCCCTTCTGGAAGCGCGCCTGACCGCCCACGGCCCCGCGGGGTGCGCCGCCGCCGCCACAGTGCGGTGGCGGCGCTCGGGCGTCACATGAGCGGGGTCCACTCCCTCAGCAGCACGATCTCGTAGCCGTCCACCGCCGTGTACGGATCCTCCCGGAGGATCGCCCGCAACTCGGCCTCGTCCGCCACCTCATAGACATGCATCGCCCCGCTGTCATCCGCCCACGGCCCGGCGGTCACCAGCAGCCCCCGCTCCTTGAGCCGCCGCAGATGCTCCCGATGCGCCGGGCGGGCCGCGAGCCGCCGGGGATCGCCGTCGAAGGCCAGTTGCAACACGTATCTCGCCATGCCCCCGCACGCTAGGCCCCGGCCACCACCGCGCTCAGCATCGCGAGGCACGGGCGTGGTGTATCACGGGATACATGACGTACACGCTGGCCGATTTGCCCATGTTCGGCGGGCTCGGTGAGGAGCGGCTGCGCGGGCTGGCGGCGCGGCGGCGGAGGTATCCGGCCGGGCAGGTGCTGTGCACGGAGGGGGATCCGGCCGACCATCTGATCGTGCTGCTGGCCGGGCGGGTGCGGGCGGCGCGGGTGAGCGCGGAGGGCCGGGAGGTGGTGCTGGCCGTCGAGGAGGCGCCGGTGGCCTTCGACAAGACGGCCCTGCTGGTGGACGGGCCCCATCGCGCCACGTGCACGGCGCTGACGGCGGTGGAGGTGGCGTACCTGCCGCGGGCCGCCGTGCTGGAGGTCGTCGGCGCGGAGCCGTCCGTGGCGGCGCGGCTGCTGCGCACGCTCGCCACGACCGTGCGGGACCTCGACGAGCGGCTCCTCGACGCGTCGGTGCGGGACGTGCCGTCGCGGGTGGCGACCTGGCTGGTACGCCGCTGCGCCACCGGACGGGTGCCGCTGCACGGCGGGCAGGCCGGTCTGGGTGCCGAGATCGGGGCGACCAGGGTGAGCGTGAACCGGGCCCTGCGGGCGTTCGAACGCCGGGGCCTGATCGAGATCGGCACCGGCGAGGTGATCGTGCTGGACCACCCTGCACTCGCCCGCGCCGCCGCCCTCCCAGCCCCCACCCCGTGAGAGCATCCCGCGCAAGCCCCACCCCGTGAGAGCGCAAGCCCGGCCCCTGAACCGCGCAAGCTCACCCCTGCTCACAAGCCCCCCGCGCACGTTCTGCCCCACCCCTCGCCCCGCACTCCCCCAGGGACCGAAACGCATGGCGTGCGGGCGTCTGTCCGATCCGGTCCGGCTGTTCTACAGTCACTGAGCATGGCGACCCCTCGCGCCCCGCTCCGCTTCACGGAAGCGGTGTCCGCCACGGTCTCGGAGAGCACGAAGTCCGGTTTCTTCTTCGACTTCGACGGCACGATCGCCCCCATCATGCGAGATCCCGCCGCCGTCCTCCCGGTGGCCGGCGCGGTGGAGCGGCTGCGGGTGCTGGCGGAGCTGGTCGGCAGGGTGGCCGTCGTCTCGGCCCGCCCGGCCGCGTTCCTGCGCGACCGGTTCGCGGACGTGCCGCACGTGAGCCTGTTCGGCCTGTACGGCATGCAGAGCGTCGTGGACGGCCGGGTGCGTACGGCGGCCGAGGCCGGCGCCTGGGCCCCCGTGATCGGCCGGGTGGCCGCCGACGCCGCCCGCGACCTGCCCGGCGAGGTGCTGGTGGAGGACAAGGCGCTGCTGGTGGCGCTGCACTACCGCGCGGTGCCGTCGTTGCGCGGCGCGGTGGAGCGATGGGCCTCGGCCAAGGCCGCCGAGCTGGGCCTGCGGGAGCAGTACGGGCGCATGGTCGTCGAGCTCAGACCCCCAATCGAGTGCGACAAGGGCACCGTCGTCGAGCGCGAGGCCGAGACCCTCACCCGGGCCTGGTACTTCGGCGACGACCTGTCCGACGGCCGGGCGTTCGACGTGCTGCGCGGGCGGGAGGAGCGGGATCCGGCGTTCCTGGGCGTCAGGGTGGCGGTGGCCAACGGGGAGACGGGCGACGAGCTGGCG
This window encodes:
- a CDS encoding TetR/AcrR family transcriptional regulator; translated protein: MAERTVRRQARGLKRMAEILDAAELVIAEVGYPEMTTNQVAARAGVSPGSLYQFFRNKEEILDGLVARYTVDRQEFWAARLAGVTPEVPLETLVGQLVDESVRFKSASPAYWSLLYGSATGDQLAAASQRLHEDIAGHLAAMLRRRSPGLPEERALLTGTMALATVKAVMPMITSSAPERSAELVNELKLMLVRYLS
- a CDS encoding alkaline phosphatase PhoX, producing MSRKTLLRTGPLVPGGVSPYGPLGLAGTGGLALPPGFTGRVVARSGQKVAGLTWHAAPDGGACFPDGDGWIYVSNSELPLLGGASALRFRADGSIGDAYRILSGTDLNCAGGATPWHSWLSCELGHRGRVFECDPYGARAARPRLAMGRFKHEAAACDPERHVIYMTEDEPDGCFYRFRPSDWGDLTEGTLEVLCASGHWQAVPSPAALLKEARHQVEDARHFDGGDGCHYAGGVCYFTTKGDTRLWAYDAQTSTLDRLCEGVRAITAAPSGDLYVARERPEIDVIAPDRAVTPFLRLEGHDGAELTGLAFSPDGERLYFSARRGRTEGHTFEVSGPFRT
- a CDS encoding Dps family protein — protein: MATITGPLSGDARNTVAEALQGALVDLIDLSLVAKQAHWNLIGTHFRSIHLQLDEVVALARTHMDTIAERAVALGVNPDGRAATVSRSSRLQQPESGWIEDGKVLATITDVLDGISKRMYERIRATDEADPVTQDLLIAVAQEIDKQHWMFQAQR
- a CDS encoding helix-turn-helix domain-containing protein, giving the protein MSDTTWTIGELAEHAARALRAGAPSPPNGRVRDVPGERLIRWYTTIGLVDPPLTRRGRVARYGRRHLLQLVAVKRLQAAGRSIAEIQAALTGATDRMLEAAAHLESPPPAHHPDATGHVPAAADGARAAGAHAGAAGGGEPVRDRFWAERPGSRAAHAREAAPGAQTPVPGTSPSAHPPQEAHAPRREHPAHGPGTVPTSDTATRGGVEQGRVRAAEARGAGQGRVRAAEESMAGDGQGRVGAAEEGRAGGARGGVVTGVRLAEGVRLVLDAGRAPSDEDVQAVLAAARPLLAVLEERELI
- a CDS encoding VIT domain-containing protein, which encodes MRITSLEPARCLPVPDAGFGALLTERGNLPLESVDVTADISGLIAGVEVTQGFRNPFDVTLEATYVFPLPGRAAVTGFRMEADDRVIEGVLKERGQARADYDRALREGRRAAIAEEDRPDVFTIRVGNILPGERVSVKLTMSQPLPYEDGAATFRFPLVVAPRYIPGSPIDGPPAGDGTAPDTDAVPDASRISPPVLLPGFPNPVRLSLSATVDAAGLELRELASSLHVVEEAEGEAGHTVRLRPGERLDRDFVLRLSFDASTALQLDGRGTFALTVLPPPLESTRTPRDLVLLLDRSGSMGGWKMVCARRAAARIVDTLTPQDRFAVLTFDSVVEQAFEGLVEASDRNRYRAVEHLARVDARGGTELLEPLRQATALLGGAQSGRERVVVLVTDGQVGNEDQILEQAGGALSAMRVHTVGIDRAVNAGFLGRLAGLGAGRCELVESEDRLDAAMDAIHRRIGAPLVTDLSLKDLDVEPGTVTHLGSIFPGVPLRAYGRYREGSSVTVRGTAAGTPWEERVPGVTADHPAIRAVWARAHLRELEDRYAMGEHDLESRIVRTSLEYGVLCRFTAYVAVDTRQVAGEGPEHRVIQPVEPPSGWELPSAAPAPGTFATGMMLAAAPMAAPRMRMPAPGLSQADLDQGFVGGGAQEGGPAFGGPGGLGGDGGPSGPGGGPGGGGPAYGGAPRPATPGGPPMPAPAAPGGGRWGRPGARPAHRLDSVRPQLVAELDRLRALPAPDLLYLADLGTRLAALAAFLGGNEDLETLARELEGAERPGADAQALHDRAVEVLTALTGGSSPSPAPGPAGGQRRGPFWKRA
- a CDS encoding YciI family protein, whose translation is MARYVLQLAFDGDPRRLAARPAHREHLRRLKERGLLVTAGPWADDSGAMHVYEVADEAELRAILREDPYTAVDGYEIVLLREWTPLM
- a CDS encoding Crp/Fnr family transcriptional regulator → MTYTLADLPMFGGLGEERLRGLAARRRRYPAGQVLCTEGDPADHLIVLLAGRVRAARVSAEGREVVLAVEEAPVAFDKTALLVDGPHRATCTALTAVEVAYLPRAAVLEVVGAEPSVAARLLRTLATTVRDLDERLLDASVRDVPSRVATWLVRRCATGRVPLHGGQAGLGAEIGATRVSVNRALRAFERRGLIEIGTGEVIVLDHPALARAAALPAPTP
- the otsB gene encoding trehalose-phosphatase, translating into MATPRAPLRFTEAVSATVSESTKSGFFFDFDGTIAPIMRDPAAVLPVAGAVERLRVLAELVGRVAVVSARPAAFLRDRFADVPHVSLFGLYGMQSVVDGRVRTAAEAGAWAPVIGRVAADAARDLPGEVLVEDKALLVALHYRAVPSLRGAVERWASAKAAELGLREQYGRMVVELRPPIECDKGTVVEREAETLTRAWYFGDDLSDGRAFDVLRGREERDPAFLGVRVAVANGETGDELARRADFTIDAPEDTPAMLDHVIRAFPAAPYAG